One Candidatus Dependentiae bacterium genomic window, GTAAATTGATGAAATTTATGTGCTACAATAGTTGCATGCGATGCAATAGCAGCATCCAGCATAACACGCTCTACATAAGCTCTATCGTTTATCTTAGACGCATTACAACCATATAAGCCTATTATATATTGTTGCCCCATCGGCAAATGCTGCACATCTTGAACAGAAGTATTTGTTTCATCTGTATATTGTTTTATATCTTCAGATATCAATGGATTAAATTGAAAGCATAAGTTATAAACAATAAATACAATAATAAATACACCATTGGTTAATTTTTTCACAGAAAATTACCTCTTTTTATATGAAAAATAATATTATTTTGAAATGCTGAAATGCTACAGCAATACAGCATTTTTTGCAAGAAATTTCCAACATATGGACAAAATAACCATGTTTTATTATGATATATTTGACTTATTTGTTATATTCAAAAGGTCCTAATTATGCCTCATCCTATTTTACAAGTTAAAAATTTAACAAAAACATATCACTCTCGTGGAAGAACGGTACACGCACTTAATGGTATATCTTTGTCTATAGAGCACGGTGAAATTTTTGGACTTTTAGGTGTCAATGGTGCTGGTAAAACTACCCTATCTTCCATTTTAGCTACATTACACCCACCAACATCCGGAACAATTTTATTTGATGGCGTATCTATTTACGATGATGTATTTGCTTATCGTAAAGCACTAGGTTTTTGTCCACAATACCAAAATTTAGATCCTTACCTAACCGTCCAAGATAACTTATTTTTTGCTGGCCGATATTTCCTGATGCCTGAACACGAAATTAAACCACGCGCACACGCTTTGATGGAAGAATTAGAAATCTCTCGGTATGCAGATTTTGATGTGCACGCGTTATCCGGTGGCAACAAACAACGTGTTCTTATTGCTCGTGCTTTGATGCACAATCCAAAAATCGTATTATTAGATGAACCTACTGTGGGACTTGATCCAGACATTCGCAAGAAGTTATGGGCTCAAATTAGAGATCTGAAAAAAAGAGGCATCACTGTTATTTTAACCACTCATTATCTTGATGAAGCAGAGGCATTATCTGATCGCGTATGTATTTTACACCAAGGCAAAGTACTCCTTATTGAAAAAGTAGGAGAACTCAAAGCTCGTCATCATATGGAAAAACTCGAAGATGTGTTTTTGCACCTGATGAAAGAACAACGAGAAAATCAGGAGTAAATCCATGGCGCACACTACCTCACATACTTGGCAACACAATGCACGAATTTTTTGGGCATTATTACGCCGTGATTTTAAAATGCTCAAAAATAAAATACGCAGTATGATTATTGACACATCTATTACAACTTTTATAGAAATTCTTACGTTTGGTTCATTTTTCCCATTACTTGGATTGCCACACGAAATGATAGCCCCACTGTATGTTGGTATTGCATTTGCTATATTAATTTTTTATCAAGGATACGTTTTCTCGGTGAATGTCTTAGATGAAATTCCACATTTTAGATCTACACGGATGGAATATCAGCTTATTTTACCACTACCAAAAACATGGTTATTTGCAGAATATATTCTCTATTTTATGATTGAAACGTTTATAATCACAACACCCGTAATTTGGGTTGGTGCTTGGGTTTTGTATGATGCTTTTGCTATTACAAAAATTACATGGCTAAATTGGCTATTATTTTTTGCCATTGACCTGGGTGTCTTAACTTTTTGCGGTATATTTTTTCTTGCTCTTGCATTTTTATTTGACTACTTTTGGTTCCGTGACAATATTTGGTCTCGATGTTTAAGTTGGTTCTTTAACCTAAGTGCAATATTTACTACCTGGTATTCAATCAAAAAAACTTCACCTATTTTTGCACAGATTTTTTTGATAAATCCATTTACGCATGCTACTGAAGCACTTCGCGCTGGACTTCTTGGGCAAGAAGGATATCTGCCCATCGGATGGTCTATGCTCACCTTATTGGTTTGCAGTATCATTGGTATAGCGGCTGCGCGTCATGGTATCCATAAACAACTTGATCCGGTGTGAGGGTAGTATGAAAACATTAGGACAAACATCACATATATTCGTGCACTTCCTACAGCGCGAACTATTTGTATACAGCAAGCAACTCAAGCGTTATATCACCAATTATGTGGTAATTTATCCATTTTTATATGCTATTGCATTTGCCTATATTCAATCACGCGCCTACTTTGGCCAACAAGATGTGAGTATGAGCACCCTATTATTTGCTGGTAATATTATTATTCCTTTAATGGGAACTGCGTTTCACATAACATTTGATGTTTTTTTTGATTTGCTTGGCAACAAGTTTATTACATATCAAACAACTATTCTACATCCACGACTCGTTATTTTGGCGCGAATATTATTTGCATGGATTCTTGTTTTTTGTTTAATGCTTCCTTTTTACCCATTGGGAAAACTGTTTCTTGGTAACTTTTTGGATACACATGCTACCAATTGGTTCTATGTAGCTATTATTTTGCTGGCAAGTAGTCTTATGTGCGTAAGTTATCATATGCTTGCAGCAGTTTATTTTACTCGTACTAGCCAAATTGAGCTTTTATGGGCACGTATAAATCTCCCTATGTTTACCTTGGGTGGTTTTTGGATTCCACGTACCATTATTTATGAATTTTCTCCTACTCTGGGCACTCTGCTTTACTTAAATCCTGCAATTTATGTAACCGAAGGTTTACGACAAGCTATAATCGGAGGCTCTCAATTCTTACCACTTTGGTTATGTCTGAGTGCGTTATTTGGATTTAGTATTGTTTTTATTCTCCTTACTTGGCATGCATTTAAAAAACGCATTGACCATATTTAAAAAAATTATTTATATACCTTTATATAATCTTTTAAACTTGCTCTGAAATTACAAGAAGGATTTTGTATGAATAGGTTATATATAAGTTTATTTTCTCTATTATTACACGCTTCAGCACATAGTATGGTTAAAGATCATGCATCAGAACTATTCTATAAAGAAAAAGTAGCTGAAATAGTAAACAAACCAATTACTACTCAATCATTTGAACCAATTATTAAAGAGCAAATTAAGCGAAGCTGCGCTCAATTAGTACTACAAGCAGAATCTAACAATCTTTACGTAGATCAAAACATCGTCAGTAATTATTATAAATCAGTACATCGCTGCCAAACTAATATCCTAGATGCTTCATTAGTCGCACGGTATGGTTTAGCTAAAATCTATGAAGATTTTGACATAGAAGAATCGCTTGCAAGTAGACATATTCTCAGTTTAGCAAATACGATATATAGCGATATCAGTAATAACCCTTCCTTACAAATCATGTTGACATATGCCCTTAAAGAACAACATAAAGGTACCTCCACCTGTGGCAACTCTACATGCCTGCCAAACAAGCTATGTCTAGCCTGTTCTGTTGATCTAGCTCCGGAAATTTGGTCAGACTATCACCTAGCCTACCGTGCGCACCTGCAAAAAAAATTAGAGGCAGATGGGTGCCCCTTACAATTTTCTGATAATATAAGGTGGTACCTATGGTCTAATAAAGACATAAATTGCATTACTTGGAGCCCTCTCATACAAGCTGCTACATTAGTTCTATTCTATAGTCACCAAATCGAACGAAATATAAGATTTGCCCAATAGGTTATTGGCGCATTAAAAACCTCGTGTTATACTGGTTTTACCGAGGTATCTTTTTCTAAAGGGCAATAATCATGGGAAAAATTCTACTTTTTTATAAATATGTACACATCCAATACCCAAAACAAATCCTTAAATGGCAAAAAAAGGTTTGCAAAGAACTAGGCTTAACAGGCCGAATCTTGCTTGGCCATGAGGGAATCAATGGAACCCTGGGTGGTACCGTAGAAAATACCGATAAATACAAGGAAATCATGAATGGCCATCCGTTATTTGATGGTATCGACTTTAAAGAAGCACACGGTGGCGCTGAGTACTTCCCACGATTATATGTCACAGTCCGCAATGAAATAGTTCATCTTGGTGTGGATCCTGAAAAAATTACTCCTGCTGATGGGGGCAAACATCTGACCCCAGATGAAGTACATGAACTTATTAAAAAGCACCCGGATAACTTAATTATTCTCGATACTCGTAATGATTATGAATGGCGTATTGGTAGATTCGAATCTCCAAACACCAAAACCATATTGCCAGACATTCAAAATTTCCGTGAACTACCACAATATCTAGATGAACACTTGAATGAATTTAAAGACAAAGAAGTGTTAATGTATTGCACCGGTGGTATCCGCTGTGAACGTGCTACAAGTTACCTTAAATCAAAACATGTTGCTAAAGAAGTATATCAAATCAAAGGTGGTATACAGCGCTATACAGAAAAATATCCTGATGGGTTTTTTCGAGGTAAAAACTATGTATTTGATGGCCGCGTAGCAGACAAAATAAACGATGATATTTTAACAACTTGTGACATATGCAATATAGCATACGATGAATATACTAATTGCGTAAATACAAAATGCAATAAACATTATATAGCCTGTGATCCATGCATTAAAACATTAAAAAACTGTTGCAGCACTACTTGCTATGATTTGGTTGATAAAAAAGAAGTCACTATCCGTACAAAACCACTTAAAGTACAAATCGGCACTTCGTGCACTTTTTAGATAATCATGCACATTATTAATCAACCACCACCTCCAATACAACCATTTATTCAAACCAATATTCCTTTAGCAGATAAAAATTGGTTCAGAACAGGCGGTATTGCCCGGTATTATTGCGAACCAACTAATGATCAAGAATTTCAAATAGCGCTTGCCTATGCACAAGATAATAACTTACAAGTTTTTGTATTGGGGCAAGGGGCAAATATTTTAATAAGTGATGATGGATTTGACGGGTTAGTTATCCGTCCGCAATTAAAGAAAATATACATAAGTACTCAACAAACTAATGCACCCTATGTTTTGGTGAACGCCCAAGCGGGTGTAACTATGCATGAACTGATTGAGTATTGTCTAGAACATAATATTATTGGCTTGGAAGAATTCAGTGGCATCCCAAGCACTATCGGCGGTGCAGTATTTATCAACCTACATTATTTTCAATTTCTACTTGATCAATTTTTAGCTGGCGCTCAAATCATAAACAAACAAACAGGTGCTACTGCAGCAGTGTTACCCGATTGGTTCAACTTTGGATATGATCAATCTCAACTACATGCGCAAGACTATTACTTAGTAAATGCAACCTTCATGCTCAAAAAAGCAACTGACATAGAAACCGCTTATGCAAAGGGACGACGTATTGAAATTATACGGCATCGCGCACAACGTTATCCACAAACACACACATGTGGAAGTTTTTTCAGAAACTTTCACGAACATGAAGTAACATTGGTTAGTAATAATAAAAAAATGATCTATGTTGCCT contains:
- a CDS encoding ABC transporter ATP-binding protein; translated protein: MPHPILQVKNLTKTYHSRGRTVHALNGISLSIEHGEIFGLLGVNGAGKTTLSSILATLHPPTSGTILFDGVSIYDDVFAYRKALGFCPQYQNLDPYLTVQDNLFFAGRYFLMPEHEIKPRAHALMEELEISRYADFDVHALSGGNKQRVLIARALMHNPKIVLLDEPTVGLDPDIRKKLWAQIRDLKKRGITVILTTHYLDEAEALSDRVCILHQGKVLLIEKVGELKARHHMEKLEDVFLHLMKEQRENQE
- a CDS encoding ABC transporter permease, which produces MKTLGQTSHIFVHFLQRELFVYSKQLKRYITNYVVIYPFLYAIAFAYIQSRAYFGQQDVSMSTLLFAGNIIIPLMGTAFHITFDVFFDLLGNKFITYQTTILHPRLVILARILFAWILVFCLMLPFYPLGKLFLGNFLDTHATNWFYVAIILLASSLMCVSYHMLAAVYFTRTSQIELLWARINLPMFTLGGFWIPRTIIYEFSPTLGTLLYLNPAIYVTEGLRQAIIGGSQFLPLWLCLSALFGFSIVFILLTWHAFKKRIDHI
- a CDS encoding rhodanese-related sulfurtransferase; this encodes MGKILLFYKYVHIQYPKQILKWQKKVCKELGLTGRILLGHEGINGTLGGTVENTDKYKEIMNGHPLFDGIDFKEAHGGAEYFPRLYVTVRNEIVHLGVDPEKITPADGGKHLTPDEVHELIKKHPDNLIILDTRNDYEWRIGRFESPNTKTILPDIQNFRELPQYLDEHLNEFKDKEVLMYCTGGIRCERATSYLKSKHVAKEVYQIKGGIQRYTEKYPDGFFRGKNYVFDGRVADKINDDILTTCDICNIAYDEYTNCVNTKCNKHYIACDPCIKTLKNCCSTTCYDLVDKKEVTIRTKPLKVQIGTSCTF
- the murB gene encoding UDP-N-acetylmuramate dehydrogenase; protein product: MHIINQPPPPIQPFIQTNIPLADKNWFRTGGIARYYCEPTNDQEFQIALAYAQDNNLQVFVLGQGANILISDDGFDGLVIRPQLKKIYISTQQTNAPYVLVNAQAGVTMHELIEYCLEHNIIGLEEFSGIPSTIGGAVFINLHYFQFLLDQFLAGAQIINKQTGATAAVLPDWFNFGYDQSQLHAQDYYLVNATFMLKKATDIETAYAKGRRIEIIRHRAQRYPQTHTCGSFFRNFHEHEVTLVSNNKKMIYVAYYLDKIGIKGALQIGGATVSYQHANMIVNQGNATSNDIVQLARTMQQKVYDSFGIIPQPECQLIGFKEWPLLQ